Part of the Virgibacillus natechei genome is shown below.
TTGGTTTTTTCTGTTTGATTGGATTCATTTATTTGTATGAATTTATCCAGAGTCAGCGAACTTCGTCCTAAGGATGAGAAGGCTTCATTGTCTCTGAAATGTTCACTGTTTAAAAAAGGCTGTTTTCTAAAAGATGTTTGTTTTTGATGCAAATTCTATAAAAGACGACGCAACTACTGTTTGCTATAAGTGTTTGCTATAAATGCCGTTCGGGGTCGCTCTGGGCGGATGCTTTCCGTGGGCACGGCTTCAGCCTTCGACGCACAGGACGTTGTCTTTTATATCAACTGCGAAGTTTTAAAGGTAACAATACTTACGAAGCCCCTTTAAAAATCATAGTTCAATAATCTGTCATATATGTAGAGACTTTTAAAGCAGACAGATTGTTTTTTTTTCTTGGTATTTGTATACTATTAATATGGATAAACGAGAGAGGATATTTGTATATGAAAAAAGATCAACTAAATGAAAATATATTGTTCTTTATTTGGGGAGTATCCTTTATTGCTGTAGCAGGGAGTTTGTTTTATTCAGAAGTAATTGGGTATGAGCCATGTGAGCTTTGCTGGATACAACGAATTTTCATGTACCCATTAGTAGTCATATATGGTGTAGCTGCAATTAAAAAAGATATTTCCATTGCACTGCCGGGTCTTATATTAAGTGGGATAGGCATATTGATATCAATTTATCATTATTCCATTCAAAAAATACCTACATTACAAGCCGCGGGAGATGCATGTGGCACCGTCTCATGTAATGTGCAATATGTGAACTATTTTGGTTTTATCACCATTCCATTTTTAGCAGGGATTGCTTTTATTATCATTTTTGTCGGACATCTTATTATTTTAAAGCGGTAGGGAGGAATTAATTATGAAAAAGAAAATGCTCATATTTGGTGGTATCATAGTAGCTTTATTTGCTGCGTTATTTTTCGTTACAAATTATCAAAACAATCAAGCCATGGAAGATAGTGATAACCCATATGGGAAGTCAGACTTGAATCAGGCCACAATCGATCAATTGGATGATCCATTATATGAAAATCAAGTTTTGCCTGAGGAACTAAGCGAATCGATGGACAATGGAGAAGAGGAAACGGTTTATTTCTATGATCCAACATGTGTCTACTGTCAGGAAGCAACACCAGTGCTTGTACCATTAGCTGAGGACCTAGATATTGATCTAAAAAAACTAAATCTATTAGAATTTGATGATCAATGGATTCCGTATAATATTGAGTCTACTCCAACAGTCGTTCATTATGAAAATGGCCAAGAAGTTGCACGTATCGGTGGATCAAGGCCAGAAGCAGAGTTTGAAGCATTTTTTAACCAACATGTCTTGAATTAGATTAGAAAACTTGGCTTATCGCCAAGCCTTAGTAAACTTATGCAGATAGGAAGTTATATGCTTTCTGTGAACAAGAGCTAACTAGTTTTATAAAACTAGTTAGCTCTTTTTATTGAATAGGAAACTATAGAATTTAAATACTGTGGATACCTTATATACTGGGGAATAGCCACGTCCAGCTCCAGCGCCCAACAACTATCAAACCACCCTTGTGGTGAAAGTCAACATCGACTCACTAGGCTTAAGGAAGGCCGACTAAAACGGTGCTTGCGCTCAGGCGTCGGCATCCCCCTATGAAGGGGCATGTTTCCTTTTCGCTCCAAGCATAAGATTCACTTTGACTTTCTCCATTATTGGAGATAAGTCAAGTTCATCTAATCTCATTGTGGAAGTGGAAGTTCAACTAAAACCGCCACTTTGCGTGACAACGTTGAACCACCCGCAGCGCTGAGCGCAGTTTGTGTGTTGCTAAACGGGCGCTTGCGTTTTTGTTCTTATTCATCTTCATTTGGTTCGTACATCTGATAGGTTGTTATAAATGGTTTAGCCGACATGAAAGTGGTTGGTTTAGCAGCAGCCTTTCCCTGGTGGGCATTTTTAAATGAATCAGAGTCTTTCCAGTTCTCAAAGTCCTCTACAGACCGCCATTGTGTGAAGACAATATACGTATCTCCTTGAACTGGTTTCAAAAAGCGGAATGCTTGAAAACCAGGCTCCTTATCTGCCATATTTCCCCGATTTTTAAAGCGCTCTTCTAAAATTGCTTTTCCATCTTCTATAACTGGTATATTATTCATTACGACATAGCCATCTTCTTTAATTTCTCCAGTTTGAAGAAGCACTTCATACTCACTTCCGGCAGAAAATATTTGCTTGGATATCCCTTCATAATAAGCCAGCGTTCCTGAACTACTATTCATTAAATGTAAATTGATTTCTTGATGTTTATCTTCTAGTTTCTGTAAAAATTCTATTGTGCCAATCGTCATAAATGCTTTCATGTATCATTCCCCTTTCTTGATCTCTATAATCTCATAATACCCTATTCTATGTCCTGTTAATCAACTTAGTTTAGCCGAATCGTTTACGAATTAGAAGTAAAATTACTTTCGAACTGTCACAAATTGTCGTATAATAGGAGAGTGAATGTGTAGAGGTGAACAGATGGATACAATAAAAAAAAGATCTGATAAACATAAAGATAAGCATAATAAGAAGCGATCCTTTATAAGTAAATTAAAAATCTTTTTATTTATACTGATTGTTATTGTAGGAGTAGGATTTTCGGGATATGCTGCCATCCTAGTTGGTGGCAACCTAATTGTTGATGCTGAAGATCTAGTTTTGGACGAAACGACAACGGTAGAAACAGCTGATGGGGAGGCTGTCAGCAAGTTATACGATGAAGATCGATCGGTTAGGGGTATTGATGAAATTCCCAAACATGTCCAAGATGCATTCATCTCTATTGAAGATAGACGGTTTTATGAACATTCAGGAGTGGATTTTAAATCCGTATTTCGTGCAGTGATACGCAATATTTTTGCGATGAGCAAGGTAGAAGGTGGTAGTACGATCACACAGCAATTGTCAAAAAATCTGTTCTTATCTAATGACAAAACCTGGACGCGTAAAGCAAAAGAAGTAATGGCGGCGGTTCATTTGGAACGAAAGTTATCGAAGAACGAAATATTTGAACTGTATCTTAATGAAATTTATTTTGGTGACGGTGTTTATGGAATAGAGAGAGCTTCCAATTATTTCTTTTCAAAATCCGTTGATGATTTAACCATTGCTGAGGGAGCGCTTTTGGCTGGACTTGCAAAAGGCCCGAATGGATACTCACCTATTAATCATCCCGAACGAGCATTGGATAGAAGGAATGTAGTGCTGAATGCCATGGAAGATACTGGAGTGATTTCGACGGAAACACGGATACAGGAACAAGAAAAAGGATTGGGCTTAGACGTTCAAGAAAGACAGGCGAATGCATGGGTGGATAGCTATATTGACCTTGTGATGAAAGAAGCTGCTGATGACCATGACCTGTCTGTTAATGAATTAAAGCGTGGTGGGTACCGAATTGTTATCAATATGGATGAAAAGGTACAACGGATTGCCTATGATCAATTTCAACATGATGATTATTTCCCAGGCAATACGGAAGGTGCAGAAGGTGCTTTTGTCATGATGGAGCAGGAAACGGGGAAGATTGTTTCGGCTATTGGTGGTAGAGATTATCAGATTGGTGATTTGAATCGTGTCACGGTAGAGAGGCAGCCAGGATCCATCATGAAACCTATTGCAGTATATGCGCCAGCAATGATGCAATTAGAAAGGTATACCCCCTATTCACTTATACCAGACTATCAATATGATTACGATGGATATACAGTGGCTAACGTCGATAATCAATTTGACGGGAGTGTAACCATTTATGATGCTTTAAAAAAGTCAAAGAATACTTCTGCAGTATGGTTGCTTGATCAAATAGGGGTGGACTACTCCAAGGATTACCTGGAACAATTAGGGGTGGCCATTGAAGATGATGGATTACCTATTGCGTTAGGTGGACTAACAGATGGTCTTGCACCAGTTGATTTAATGGAAAGTTATGGTGCGTTTGCGCGTAACGGTGATGTGATTGAATCATCGACTATTGAACGTATTTATGACAAGGATGATGAAATGATTTTTCAATCCAATTCAAATTCACGAGAGGTCTTTAGTCCGCAAGTAGCGTGGGATATGACGGAGATTTTAACAGACACGGTTGAAAGTGGAACTGCGGCTCCTGGTGAGTTTTCGAAAGCA
Proteins encoded:
- a CDS encoding disulfide oxidoreductase, which gives rise to MKKDQLNENILFFIWGVSFIAVAGSLFYSEVIGYEPCELCWIQRIFMYPLVVIYGVAAIKKDISIALPGLILSGIGILISIYHYSIQKIPTLQAAGDACGTVSCNVQYVNYFGFITIPFLAGIAFIIIFVGHLIILKR
- a CDS encoding thioredoxin family protein encodes the protein MKKKMLIFGGIIVALFAALFFVTNYQNNQAMEDSDNPYGKSDLNQATIDQLDDPLYENQVLPEELSESMDNGEEETVYFYDPTCVYCQEATPVLVPLAEDLDIDLKKLNLLEFDDQWIPYNIESTPTVVHYENGQEVARIGGSRPEAEFEAFFNQHVLN
- a CDS encoding antibiotic biosynthesis monooxygenase family protein; this translates as MKAFMTIGTIEFLQKLEDKHQEINLHLMNSSSGTLAYYEGISKQIFSAGSEYEVLLQTGEIKEDGYVVMNNIPVIEDGKAILEERFKNRGNMADKEPGFQAFRFLKPVQGDTYIVFTQWRSVEDFENWKDSDSFKNAHQGKAAAKPTTFMSAKPFITTYQMYEPNEDE
- a CDS encoding transglycosylase domain-containing protein, with amino-acid sequence MDTIKKRSDKHKDKHNKKRSFISKLKIFLFILIVIVGVGFSGYAAILVGGNLIVDAEDLVLDETTTVETADGEAVSKLYDEDRSVRGIDEIPKHVQDAFISIEDRRFYEHSGVDFKSVFRAVIRNIFAMSKVEGGSTITQQLSKNLFLSNDKTWTRKAKEVMAAVHLERKLSKNEIFELYLNEIYFGDGVYGIERASNYFFSKSVDDLTIAEGALLAGLAKGPNGYSPINHPERALDRRNVVLNAMEDTGVISTETRIQEQEKGLGLDVQERQANAWVDSYIDLVMKEAADDHDLSVNELKRGGYRIVINMDEKVQRIAYDQFQHDDYFPGNTEGAEGAFVMMEQETGKIVSAIGGRDYQIGDLNRVTVERQPGSIMKPIAVYAPAMMQLERYTPYSLIPDYQYDYDGYTVANVDNQFDGSVTIYDALKKSKNTSAVWLLDQIGVDYSKDYLEQLGVAIEDDGLPIALGGLTDGLAPVDLMESYGAFARNGDVIESSTIERIYDKDDEMIFQSNSNSREVFSPQVAWDMTEILTDTVESGTAAPGEFSKALAGKTGSTQHALVEGETNDAWFVGYTPEYTTALWMGYDKLDEDNYLTAGSEYPTRLTKSILTEMDSQELLAENFTKPDDVDALPEPIELPQIAEVQADYSFGVSSLGKLTWQGSPDDRVIYRIYREQEGIDERAGEVKGETEFNLNVTEVFQSNDYYVVPYDPLTKLEGDRSESVSLTW